CGAGGCGTGTGAGAAATGGTTTTTCGATCTCGGTATCAAACCGGAAAACATTCGCCGCTTTGACGTTCCGGAAGAGGAGCGTGCCCACTATTCGGATGCCACCATCGACCTCGAGTACCGGTTTGGTTTTCAGGGCAGCGAATGGGGCGAACTCATGGGCGTCGCTAACCGCACTGACTTCGACCTCGCAAGCCACACGGAAGCTTCTGGCACGAAGATGCAGTACTTCGACCAGGCAAGCGGCGAACGCTACACCCCCTACGTCATCGAACCGTCCTTTGGCCTTACGCGTTCGATGATGGCCTTCCTGATCGACGCGTACGAAGAAGACGAAGCTCCCAACACGAAGGGCGGCGTGGACAAGCGCACCGTGCTCAAGCTTGATCCGCGTCTCGCGCCGGTCAAGGTTGCCGTGCTTCCGCTCTCCAAGAGCGAGGATCTTCAGCCCACCGCGCACAAGCTCGCCGCGGAACTTCGCGGGCTGTGGAACATCGAGATGGATCTCTCGGGCGCGATTGGCCGCCGCTACCGCCGACAGGACGAAATCGGCACGCCGTATTGCGTCACGGTGGACTTCGACACGCTCGAGGACCAGGCCGTGACGGTGCGCGACCGCGACACGATGGCGCAGGAGCGTGTGGCACTTTCGCAGATCAAGGGTTACCTCGCCGAACGCCTCGCAGGCTGCTAAGGAGCGCCCCTCGCGTATGAGCCGTTCCCTCACGATTGGCCCCCACACGAGCGACACCCCCGTCGTTCTCGCCCCGATGGCGGGGGTCACAAACATGCCGTTTCGGCTTCTGTGCCGCGAATTCGGCGCGCGCTATTCGGCAAATGACGGTGGATTCTTCGTGTCCGAAATGGTCACGAGCCGCGCGATCGTTGAGCGCCATCCGGAAACCATGCGCCTCGTGACGATGGGGGAGCGCGAAACGCCGCGCTCTATCCAGCTTTACGGCGTGGATCCTGCGACCATCGCTGCGTCCATTCGCGTGCTGCGCGAGCTCGACCTCGTTGATCATGTGGACCTCAATTTTGGCTGCCCCGTTCCCAAGGTCACTCGCAAGGGTGGCGGTGCTGTGCTTCCGTGGAAAACGGAGTTGTTCACCCGCATTGTGACCGAGGCCGTGAAAGCAGCCGGGGATGTGCCCGTGACGGTCAAGACTCGCATGGGGGTTGACGATTCGCACCTCACCTACCTGGACGCAGGCCGCATCGCGGAAGAAGCGGGTGCTGCCGCGATCGCCCTTCATGGCCGCACCGCAAACCAGCACTACTCCGGGCATGCCCGCTGGGAGGCAATCGCGAAGCTCAAGCAGGCCGTGACGAGCATTCCCGTGCTTGGCAACGGCGATATCTGGAGCGCAGAGGACGCCCTGCGAATGGTTGAGGAAACCGGGTGCGATGGGGTCGTCGTTGGCCGCGGCTGCCAGGGGCGCCCGTGGCTCTTCGCCGACCTCGCGGCAGGATTCGCCGGCAAGCCAGACAGGGTGAAACCCACGCTCGGCGAGGTTGCCCAGGTGCTCATTCGCCACGCGGAGCTTCTCATCGATTTCTTCGAAGACGAGGGCCGCGGTGTGCGGGATCTGCGCAAGCACGTTGGGTGGTATTTCAAGGGGTATCCCGTAGGTGGCAAGGCACGGCACGCGCTCGCGACGATGGAATCGCTCGACGACCTCAAGGAAAAGCTTTCCGTGCTTGATTGGGAGGCTCCTTACCCGGGTGAGCCGGTCGAGGGTCCGCGAGGGAGAGCGGGCCACCCGAAGCGCACGCACATGCCCGACGGTTGGCTTGACTCACGCGAGATTTCCCAAGAGCATCGCGCCCGCTTACACGAGGCGGAACTGTCCGTCTCGGGAGGGTAAATCGTGCCACCACATATTCCCGCCCCTTACCATTCGCGCGACATCGAGCGTTTCTTTCAAGAGCCCCCGAAGTCGCAAGCCCGCACGCCCTTTCAGCGCGACCGCGCACGGGTGCTGCATTCCTCGGCTCTCAGGCGCCTCGGGGCGAAGACGCAAGTGCTCGGCGCTGGCTCCAACGATTTTTCCCGCACGCGCCTCACACACTCGCTCGAGGTCGCGCAAGTCGGCCGCGACATTGCTCACGAGCTCGGCTGCGACCCAGACGTGGTGGATGCCGCGTGCCTCTCGCACGATCTCGGACACCCGCCTTTCGGGCACAACGGTGAACGTGTACTCAACGATCTCGCGAGCGATATCGGCGGGTTCGAAGGGAATGCGCAAACCTTGCGTTTACTCGCGAGGCTCGAGCCGAAGGTGCTCGGCGGTGAAAAAAGCTTCGGTCTCAACCTCACTCGCGCGGCTCTCGATGCCGCGATTAAGTATCCGTGGCGGCGCGCGAAGGGACCGAACCCCGATTCGCCAAAGTTCGGGGTGTACGAAGACGACCTGCCCGTGTACGAGTGGGCACGAGAGGGCGCACCCGAAC
The window above is part of the Dermabacter vaginalis genome. Proteins encoded here:
- the dusB gene encoding tRNA dihydrouridine synthase DusB; protein product: MSRSLTIGPHTSDTPVVLAPMAGVTNMPFRLLCREFGARYSANDGGFFVSEMVTSRAIVERHPETMRLVTMGERETPRSIQLYGVDPATIAASIRVLRELDLVDHVDLNFGCPVPKVTRKGGGAVLPWKTELFTRIVTEAVKAAGDVPVTVKTRMGVDDSHLTYLDAGRIAEEAGAAAIALHGRTANQHYSGHARWEAIAKLKQAVTSIPVLGNGDIWSAEDALRMVEETGCDGVVVGRGCQGRPWLFADLAAGFAGKPDRVKPTLGEVAQVLIRHAELLIDFFEDEGRGVRDLRKHVGWYFKGYPVGGKARHALATMESLDDLKEKLSVLDWEAPYPGEPVEGPRGRAGHPKRTHMPDGWLDSREISQEHRARLHEAELSVSGG